From one Vicia villosa cultivar HV-30 ecotype Madison, WI unplaced genomic scaffold, Vvil1.0 ctg.002056F_1_1, whole genome shotgun sequence genomic stretch:
- the LOC131637617 gene encoding uncharacterized protein LOC131637617: protein MEKWKQLAFSKEEEEGITAEADEICEEEVFHRTLVGRLWTDNSFNARAFTNTMIGAWRLKSPVETHELSKNLFLFRFSTKRDMENVLRQGPWSFDRNLLVLDRVSGEEQPSALNLHYGTFWVRIYDLPLKLRTEAMARKLGGILGSFEEMDHKEAHKNGRFLRIKATIDLKQPLKRGTVVRFKEKNLRVHFKYERLPTFCFICGRLGHQLKDCEAAEDLSEEGFKDLDEQELSYGAWLRSSPLPKLPEDQVKRESNSSSCNKSLFNISSGQSRCSTKGKEKENEGGEGEVEQTKQKGGAAQSERNKQPVTHAETTNNLEIEAMAESLGAVELSIATKQLAPIQKTVAKKGRKWTRKTNTKKSAGEIGKKLELELGKRNLVDVMIIDGTMGEGGSGEKKQKGAEKEQAEGTSKPEVVLEIQHRLQQ from the coding sequence ATGGAAAAGTGGAAACAACTGGCGTTCTCGAAGGAGGAGGAAGAGGGGATTACGGCAGAGGCAGACGAGATTTGCGAGGAAGAGGTTTTCCACAGGACTCTGGTGGGTAGACTATGGACAGATAATAGCTTCAATGCTCGGGCTTTTACTAATACGATGATTGGCGCGTGGAGATTGAAGAGCCCGGTGGAAACCCACGAGTTAAGCAAAAATCTGTTCTTATTTAGGTTCAGTACAAAGAGGGATATGGAGAATGTGCTGCGACAGGGGCCGTGGAGTTTCGACAGAAACTTATTGGTGCTTGACAGAGTATCAGGAGAAGAACAACCATCGGCTCTTAACCTTCATTACGGAACTTTCTGGGTGAGAATCTACGATTTACCCCTTAAACTCAGAACAGAGGCCATGGCAAGGAAATTGGGGGGAATCCTGGGATCGTTTGAGGAAATGGACCATAAAGAAGCCCATAAAAATGGAAGATTTCTCCGAATTAAAGCAACAATAGATCTGAAGCAACCACTCAAGAGGGGTACGGTGGTGCGATTCAAGGAAAAAAACCTCAGAGTCCACTTCAAATACGAGAGACTACCTACCTTCTGCTTCATATGTGGAAGACTAGGGCACCAACTCAAAGACTGTGAAGCGGCGGAGGATCTGAGTGAAGAAGGATTCAAAGATCTGGATGAGCAGGAGCTGTCGTATGGAGCGTGGCTTCGTTCCTCGCCCCTACCAAAGCTGCCAGAGGACCAGGTGAAGAGAGAATCTAACTCAAGCTCGTGTAATAAGAGCTTGTTTAATATATCTTCTGGTCAAAGTAGGTGCAGCACGAAGGGTAAAGAGAAGGAAAACGAGGGTGGTGAAGGGGAAGTAGAGCAAACAAAACAGAAAGGAGGAGCTGCCCAATCTGAAAGAAACAAACAACCAGTTACCCATGCCGAAACAACTAATAATCTTGAGATTGAAGCCATGGCAGAGTCTCTTGGAGCGGTGGAACTGTCTATAGCCACAAAACAATTAGCCCCTATACAAAAGACAGTAGCAAAGAAAGGTAGGAAATGGACAAGGAAAACAAATACAAAGAAGTCAGCTGGTGAAATTGGCAAGAAACTTGAATTGGAGCTTGGAAAAAGAAACTTGGTGGATGTCATGATCATTGATGGCACAATGGGTGAAGGAGGGAGTGGAGAGAAGAAACAGAAAGGGGCTGAAAAGGAGCAGGCAGAGGGCACATCAAAaccagaggtggtgttggaaATCCAACACCGCCTACAACAATGA